The DNA sequence CAACTGCTGAGCATCTTCCTTCGGAACCGCCATGCCCGTAGCACCACCTCCCACCTCACACTTATCGATCTTATTTCCCACGAGCAAATACACcaccgcctcctccaccCCATCCAAACGACAGAAAGCATCTGCTTCATCGATCCACTTTCTCAGTGCATGGAACGTCTGTGGTTCATTGACATCGTACACCAACACCACTGCATGCGCTCCCCGGTAGTAGGAGCTGGTGAGCGTCCGGAACCGCTCTTGACCCGCTGTGTCCCACAAGTGCAGTTTGAGTTTCTTCTGCCTCCCCATCGAATCCACCACACTCACATCCTTTGTCCTGAAATCAATACCTATGGTTGAGCGGACGTCGCCATCAAATGTGCCCAACGAGAACGAGAGAAGCAGTGAAGACTTCCCCACGCCACTTTCACCAAGCAATACGATCTTGACAGGACTGTTGTCACCTTGCGCCATTACTGCAGTAGAAGAAATATTAAATGCCTTTACGAACCCTTTGGAGTTACTAAACACTGGTACGCATGTGAGTGATGGACAGAGAGCCCCCCACCACAGATTAGAATGAAGGAAggacaaaaacagaagggcATGAATATATGATGTTCTCCCCCCATCCCCCTGCGCGTCGGAACCCGGGTGTTTAAATGAAAGAACGGACGGGGCAAACGAGTATCTCCTCTTCCCCCACCCTTGACCTCAGcaggaacaaaaacaaaaaataagaacaaaatggaaacacCTGATTCAGTAAGAAGGAGCTCTGCGCTCTTCAATTCTGACGAAACATTTTCAAGAAACACCGCGTCAGGAATATTACATCGGTGCACGAAGTTTCATCATATGATGAAACGCGAGGCAAACAAGAGAGAAGGTAATAAGCACCCATTCCGCCActttcaataataataacatgACATGAAAGCATGGCCATTTACAtctaaaaaaattaaaaagggagaaatcaaaggaaaagatgagACGGTGAAAAGAGGCGGGGGCGTGGACAGTCACCGGCCACCTCCTATTCACTAAACCTAAAACCTCTCATACAACAATGGCGGTCGAAACACTGAGCTTAATGTGTCTTCCTTGAAGATTCAGCAGGCGCGGGCTCACCTGCCAAACCATTTTTTCCATCTACCCCGTTCAATTTGGACGTCGATTTGGTACCCCTCACATCGGCTATTCGGCCCCGACGATACTGCGCCGACGGACCGCGAACAAGGTCGGACAATGGCAAGGGCCGCGTCGGAACCCATGAGGCTCCATTGCTGTTATGAACCACGTCCTGCGTAGCATTATCGCGTGTCTTCTTCAATAAATCATGTTCAACAGCGGTGTCAGCCCTGTTTTTCTCAAGAGTGGCGCGAAAGCATCGGAGGTCGCGTTCATATTTCAGCAAAAAAGTTCCGATGGAGTCAAGGACGTACCCCTTATATCTACCGGTTTTCAGAGGTTCATCATagtcctcttccttctcctcatcGGCACTTTCATCACCACCGGCTTCCTCCCCCGCACCTCCAAGCCCTGCCTCCAAGTCGCTGCCTTCACCAGTGCGCATGGCCTCCTCATGCTGCTCAAACCGCAGCAAGTCCTGTAGCGAGGGGGTCTGATCCCGCTGCTTCGAAAGCACCTTTCTAGATGCCCTCTGAAGATTTTTTAGATGAACCATAAAATCATCGATCAATTGATGTCGAgcatcatcctcctccttttccaatTCTACAAAAACCTTGTGGGACACCTTCTGGACTTTTTGGGTCAAAAAGTCTTTGAGCTCAAACAACGCTTGCAGATCGCTCTTTTCCTCATTGACGATTGCTAAGCGGCTGTTGTGCTCCACACCGTATATGTCCTCCATGGCATTCTTATGTTCATGTGCCCTTCGATTTAAAAAGCGGTTAGCCAAACGTCTCCGCGCCCTATAAGCAAATATGACACTTTTGATTAAGGAGGTAGCTTCCTGCTTTTGCACCTCTTTTTTCGCCACTTGCTCATCCTTTTCGCGTTGTTCTTGGGCGGTTAGTGCATCACGTGCTGAGGTCTCACGTGCACAATTAATGGCTTTCACGGACTTCCGTTCTTCGGCTTCGATGGCATGAcgcttttctgtttcttttttcgaaAGAGCCACAACACACTCTATTAACCTTAGTGACAACATTTGTGCCTGCCTAAGGTCCTCtatctcctccttttcgcCGGCCTCCACCTCACGACGAGCACCCGGCTCCTCCTCTCCAACCAAACGTTTCACCTTCTCAGCTGCTCTCCTTCTATTTTCCATCGTTttctcctcatcctcacACGTTAGCATTATGTGATCCCTGTCGTGTCTCTCGTCCTCTTCATGGAGAGATCGTGAGCGATTTTCTAATACCAGTAGTTCCTCCAATTCAGCATCGAACTCTTCCATACGTCGACGGCGTAGTGCCAACAATTCATCTCCTTCTGGCCGATCTCCCTTTTCGGCGCTTCCTTCAGCGTCACGCTCCGATGCACATAGAGCGTCCGCTTCACGGTGGTCAGTGAGACCGCTTATACTACCATCGTTAACGATAGCACCTTCACCTTCTACAACATCAGTAACGCCACCATCGCCTTCGGCGTCCTCAGCATCAGCCGCACATATTGACCCACTTTTTCCATCATCACAGACACCCCCAGCCACGGCCACCGAGCTTGTCTCGTCTCCAACAACTTCAGCACCAGCAGCCGTCTTTAAGTTATCGCTCTCTTCACCAACTCCAGCATCAATGGAAGGAGCCAGAGCACCTTCGGAAGCATCATCGTGATCCCCCTTTACTCCAACAGCAGCGTCGTCAACTACAGTTTCCGCATCACCAACAAgcgcctcctcctcaccgTCTACGGCGGCACCTCCATCGGAGAAAAAgtgtgttttccttcttttctggCCTCTCATtttgtgcaactttctcCGCGAGCACGCATCGAAGCTCACCACCTCTGTTTCCTTAAAACACTCCATGGCACTTTCGTTGGGCATCAGCATCAAAGAAGATAAATGTTGATTTTGATCGGCATCCACAATACTCAACCTACTCTTTCGCGGCGACACGTTAAAAGACTTTCTAGAGCCAGTGCCAACCAAATTAGAAGCTCCCTCGGCAGCATTACCACCGGAAGGCGTCATAAGAATAACAAAAGACATAGCCCTCTTTCTTCCATCACCCCGAGCGTCGCAACAAGAAAGATATTCACCACGCCTattcatttcctcctccaactcACGCAGCGCGTCGGCGTTCTTGACGGGATCACGCATCAGTTCGTCATACCGAGCGCACTGCTGTTGGAAAGCCGGGTCACGAAGCAACATAGTCAAATCATTAAGACCatcaagagaagaaaggaatggATACTTCAAAAGCAACGCACACCTAATCGACTCATTAAGCGCCAGCTCATCAGCACGAGCACGCAACGCCTCCTCCAACTCTGTCAGTCGCTCCGCATTTGCCTCGGCGTCCTCAAGCGCGGAGAGGTGCTCATTAAACAATTTCTGATACCCATCATCTTTGGAAAGCGGTATGTCACTGAGGAGCACGCACTTACGATCTTcgtacaaaaggaagggattgcacgcacgcacataCTCATTGGCGTCTTCACTCTCCTTCTCAGCCAGTCTTGCAAGACGAGCAAGGTCCTTAACCCGCTGCAACATCTCTTTTTCAATCGCTACTGCGCCTTTGGCACCACCAGCAAGTTTTGCCTGTCGAGCACGACGACGACACAGTTGAGAAAACATTGCATCATCATTGATTGGAAGCTCACCAAGAGGAATACCCATTACTCGTTTCGGAAGGAAGGGATACTGTTTATGGACCGCATCCGTTTTCGTAGCATTCTCCTCGGCCAATTGCGTCACGAgcgccttcattttctcctccatAGCAGCAATTGTCTCGGAATTGCCTTCCCAATCGAGGCGTAGCTCGTCCAGCTCATTCGACAGGTCACGGAACTCCTGTTGCTGAGCAGGTCGCACATCTGCGAGACACACACCACGCACAGGCTCTTCGGGCAAGAACGGGTAACGCTCACGGAGGTCCTCAGCACGGACTGCGGCACGGAGCCTAGAGGAACGGAGGTCACTCACGATTTTGTCAGCAGCGTCACGCAATAATTTCTCCTGCTGAGCCCGGGCCGTCGGATCCATATTAGATGCATCCTGCGTGTAGCGAGATGCTAGCTCCGCAAATGTGGGATCTGACATGAGATGCAACTCGCCCAGCGGGATCCCTTTCAAGGTGCGTCCCAGAAACGGGTAAGCTGCTGCAAGGGACTCCTCTTCGGCCTTGCGTTCTTCAACAATCGCCCTCACTCGCTTGGCCAGTCCAGCCTCAGCCTCTCGAATAACCTCTGCATTTACTTCGTTAGGTCCCTTCGCTTTCTCTTCATCGCGTCTCTTCATGAGTTCACAGAATTCGTCGTCATCCTCCAACGTCAAGTCCCGCGGAACCTCAGCCAGCAGCGAAGGGTCAACAAAGGAGTACAGTGAAGCATCGCGTGCAGCTGCTCGCTGCTCTGCTGATTGGAGCTTCAGAACGTCTCCTGCAATTTGGCCTGCTCGTCGGCAGAGTTGCTCATATATTTGCTTCTCGAGGGGTGATTCGGGCTTTCTACCATCGGGAACAAGTTCGTTGTACCGCGCCAGCAACTCCTGGAAGTACGGGTCATCCTCAAGGTACAACTCAGCCTGCGACACACCCAAAAACGTCTCCGGAAGAAAAGGgtacacaacagcagcaacgctCCCCCTAGCGCCAGGGAGTCCACCAGCAAAACTTTCACCATCAGAACTAGTCCTTGCACCCTTTGCTGCACTTGTTCCATCTAACGCACCTGCACCTCCCACACTGCCAGACGCGGTCGGGTCACCACCAGCTGCACTCTTCATGCTCAAGCTCATCTCACGTTCAAGCTGGCGCAGCGCGTCGGCGTTCTTGACGGGATCACGCATCAGTTCGTCATACCGAGCGCACTGCTGTTGGAACACCGGGTCATGTAATAGCTTCTCCGACAACTCGAGACCGTCTTGTGAGGCAAGGAATGGACATTTATTAAGCAACGCGCGCCTAACCGACTCATTAAGCGCCAGCTCATCAGCACGAGCACGCAACGCCTCCTCCAGCTCTGTCAGTCGCTCCGCATTTGCCTCAGCGTCCTCAAGCGCGGAGAGGTGCTCATTAAACAATTTCTGATACCCATCATCTTTGGAAAGCGGTATGTCACTGAGGAGCACGCACTTACGATCTTcgtacaaaaggaagggattgcacgcacgcacataCTCATTGGCGTCTTCACTCTCCTTCTCAGCCAGTCTTGCAAGACGAGCAAGGTCCTTAACCCGCTGCAACATCTCTTCCTCAGTCGCTACCGCATCTTTGCCACCGTCGCTGCTACTCTTCTGCTGCAACCAGCGCTGGCCCAACTGAGAAAACATTGCATCATCATTGATTGGAAGCTCACCAAGAGGAATACCCATTACTCGTTTCGGAAGGAAGGGATACTGTTTATGGACCGCATCCGTTTTCGTAGCATTCTCCTCGGCCAATTGCGTCACGAgcgccttcattttctcctccatAGCAGCAATCGCCTCTGCGTTGCCTGCCGGATCGCGGCGTAGCTCGTCCAGCTCATTCGACAGGTCACGGAACTCCTGTTGCTGAGCAGGTCGCACATCTGCGAGACACACACCACGCACAGGCTCTTCGGGCAAGAACGGGTAACGCTCACGGAGGTCCTCAGCACGGACTGCGGCACGGAGCCTAGAGGAACGGAGGTCACTCACGATTTTGTCAGCAGCGTCACGCAATAATTTCTCCTGCTGAGCCCGGGCCGTCGGATCCATATTAGATGCATCCTGCGTGTAGCGAGATGCTAGCTCCGCAAATGTGGGATCTGACATGAGATGCAACTCGCCCAGCGGGATCCCTTTCAAGGTGCGTCCCAGAAACGGGTAAGCTGCTGCAAGGGACTCCTCTTCGGCCTTGCGTTCTTCAACAATCGCCCTCACTCGCTTGGCCAGTCCAGCCTCAGCCTCTCGAATAACCTCTGCATTTACTTCGTTAGGTCCCTTCGCTTTCTCTTCATCGCGTCTCTTCATGAGTTCACAGAATTCGTCGTCATCCTCCAACGTCAAGTCCCGCGGAACCTCAGCCAGCAGCGAAGGGTCAACAAAGGAGTACAGTGAAGCATCGCGTGCAGCTGCTCGCTGCTCTGCTGATTGGAGCTTCAGAACGTCTCCTGCAATTTGGCCTGCTCGTCGGCAGAGTTGCTCATATATTTGCTTCTCGAGGGGTGATTCGGGCTTTCTACCATCGGGAACAAGTTCGTTGTACCGCGCCAGCAACTCCTGGAAGTACGGGTCATCCTCAAGGTACAACTCAGCCTGCGACACACCCAAAAACGTCTCCGGAAGAAAAGGgtacacaacagcagcaacgctCCCCCTAGCGCCAGGGAGTCCACCAGCAAAACTTTCACCATCAGAACTAGTCCTTGCACCCTTTGCTGCACTTGTTCCATCTAATGCACCTGCACCTCCCACACTGCCAGACGCGGTCGGGTCACCACCAGCTGCACTCTTCATGCTCAAGCTCATCTCACGTTCAAGCTGGCGCAGCGCGTCGGCGTTCTTGACGGGATCACGCATCAGTTCGTCATACCGAGCGCACTGCTGTTGGAACACCGGGTCATGTAATAGCTTCTCCGACAACTCGAGACCGTCTTGTGAGGCAAGGAATGGACATTTATTAAGCAACGCGCGCCTAACCGACTCATTAAGCGCCAGCTCATCAGCACGAGCACGCAACGCCTCCTCCAGCTCTGTCAGTCGCTCCGCATTTGCCTCAGCGTCCTCAAGCGCGGAGAGGTGCTCATTAAACAATTTCTGATACCCATCATCTTTGGAAAGCGGTATGTCACTGAGGAGCACGCACTTACGATCTTcgtacaaaaggaagggattgcacgcacgcacataCTCATTGGCGTCTTCACTCTCCTTCTCAGCCAGTCTTGCAAGACGAGCAAGGTCCTTAACCCGCTGCAACATCTCTTCCTCAGTCGCTACCGCATCTTTGCCACCGTCGCTGCTACTCTTCTGCTGCAACCAGCGCTGGCCCAACTGAGAAAACATTGCATCATCATTGATTGGAAGCTCACCAAGAGGAATACCCATTACTCGTTTCGGAAGGAAGGGATACTGTTTATGGACCGCATCCGTTTTCGTAGCATTCTCCTCGGCCAATTGCGTCACGAgcgccttcattttctcctccatAGCAGCAATCGCCTCTGCGTTGCCTGCCGGATCGCGGCGTAGCTCGTCCAGCTCATTCGACAGGTCACGGAACTCCTGTTGCTGAGCAGGTCGCACATCTGCGAGACACACACCACGCACAGGCTCTTCGGGCAAGAACGGGTAACGCTCACGGAGGCCTTCAGCACGGACTGCGGCACGGAGCCTAGAGGAACGGAGGTCACTCACGATTTTGTCAGCAGCGTCACGCAATAATTTCTCCTGCTGAGCCCGGGCCGTCGGATCCATATTAGATGCATCCTGCGTGTAGCGAGATGCTAGCTCCGCAAATGTGGGATCTGACATGAGATGCAACTCGCCCAGCGGGATCCCTTTCAAGGTACGTCCCAGAAACGGGTAAGCTGCTGCAAGGGACTCCTCTTCGGCCTTGCGTTCTTCAACAATCGCCCTCActcgctttgttttgttaagTTCTatttgctgcttcttttcgttgtCTGTTACTGTTCTTTGTTCTTCCTTCAGTAGCTGCTGTATTTCGTTGTCTTCGTATATGTTTAAGGATGCTATTTTTATACCCTTTACTGTCTTTTGTATATTCTGAAAATTTTTCATAAGTCTTCctacctttctttcttctgcttcgATCTCGCTGCGGAAGGCTTTGTGCAGCTGTGATTTTCTCTTCGCCATTCTTGTTTGAAGGATGCGCTGCAATTTGATACCTGCGGGAGTACCTTCTTCCTTAATTCTTTGATATTCGCGATGGAGTTCCTGGTAATATTTATCATTCATTATTTCCTCCTCAATGTAAGTGTTTATTTCGTCTTGAGAAAGTCCAGTATCATGAGTATCCTTTATTTCATCATCACTGACATCCGACGGTGTTGATGTCATTATCTCCTGCGTCGTTCTGGCCAGCTCAGCTTCAAGCCTCTGTAGCTTCTCAGCGTTTTTGTCTATATCGTCCATGAGTTCATCATGATCGCCAACAAGTTTTGCGACAAGTGGGTTGTGGAGCATG is a window from the Trypanosoma brucei brucei TREU927 chromosome 8, complete sequence genome containing:
- a CDS encoding small GTP-binding protein Rab18 (identical to GB:AAF37004.1: Rab18 {Trypanosoma brucei} (PMID: 11985863)), encoding MAQGDNSPVKIVLLGESGVGKSSLLLSFSLGTFDGDVRSTIGIDFRTKDVSVVDSMGRQKKLKLHLWDTAGQERFRTLTSSYYRGAHAVVLVYDVNEPQTFHALRKWIDEADAFCRLDGVEEAVVYLLVGNKIDKCEVGGGATGMAVPKEDAQQLARDRHMLLAFTSAKTRVGVEQAFDEVARSAYEKMMSKSESRYSGVNLSKTSDPTSGAVCC